The following proteins are encoded in a genomic region of Oncorhynchus gorbuscha isolate QuinsamMale2020 ecotype Even-year linkage group LG11, OgorEven_v1.0, whole genome shotgun sequence:
- the LOC124047570 gene encoding growth/differentiation factor 10-like has translation MTNILLHLVHLMLFFHSVIGEVLSEEPFEITQQDSDIHETTDGTSSRESARRDMVSINMFKVYEKYSKEPQRHRDENTVRSFKAILGVSKSSVWFHFNLSSIQESEDILSATFHFLDQRPRHRPWICRRSRSASCRLQWHPPSQLLFRGTSPNSAFASLLGNVTLPPPKRGSWQTSDVSAVVKEARILGVFLITAEFDFGMRPQRNQERLSPAILPYVLAYANDMAISEPNSVAMTLQRYGPFPSGEEPTRSSNESPPASRLKREALSPLDQILDNDLPEVQFNTLKSHELWESTYLVPKIKPSVKDGQKHGQESSEGLNKPQVLSFDERTMKKARRRQWSEPRVCARRYLRVDFADIGWSEWVLAPKAFDAYYCAGTCGFPIPKVARPSNHATIQSIVRAVGIVPGIPEPCCVPDRMSSLSVLFLDPSRNMVLKVYPNMSVETCACQ, from the exons ATGACGAATATATTATTACATCTGGTGCATTTGATGTTATTTTTTCATTCCGTTATCGGGGAAGTTTTATCAGAGGAGCCATTCGAAATTACGCAGCAGGACAGCGATATCCACGAAACTACCGATGGCACCTCCTCGCGCGAAAGCGCACGGCGGGACATGGTCTCCATCAATATGTTTAAAGTCTATGAAAAGTACAGTAAGGAACCACAACGCCATCGAGACGAAAATACCGTCAGAAGTTTTAAGGCTATTCTAG GAGTCTCCAAGAGCAGTGTGTGGTTCCATTTCAACCTGTCGTCCATCCAGGAGTCGGAGGACATCCTGTCCGCCACATTCCACTTCCTGGACCAGCGTCCCCGCCACCGACCCTGGATCTGCCGGCGCTCCCGAAGCGCTTCCTGTCGCCTTCAGTGGCATCCCCCGTCCCAGCTCCTCTTCCGAGGAACGTCCCCAAACTCTGCCTTTGCCTCCTTGCTGGGCAACGTCACCCTGCCCCCTCCCAAGAGAGGGTCCTGGCAGACAAGTGATGTCTCCGCTGTAGTCAAAGAGGCCCGCATCCTGGGAGTCTTCCTCATTACTGCTGAGTTTGACTTCGGGATGAGGCCCCAGAGGAACCAGGAGCGCCTTTCTCCAGCCATCCTACCATACGTCCTGGCGTATGCCAACGACATGGCCATATCTGAGCCCAACAGTGTGGCCATGACCCTGCAGAGGTACGGGCCGTTCCCTTCGGGGGAGGAGCCCACCCGGTCATCCAACGAATCTCCTCCAGCCTCTAGGCTGAAAAGAGAAGCTTTGTCCCCCCTGGACCAAATACTGGACAATGACCTGCCTGAGGTCCAGTTCAACACCCTGAAGAGCCATGAGCTATGGGAGAGCACTTATTTGGTTCCCAAGATCAAGCCCTCAGTGAAAGATGGGCAAAAGCATGGCCAGGAGAGTAGTGAGGGGTTGAATAAGCCCCAGGTGCTGAGCTTTGATGAGAGGACCATGAAGAAGGCTCGCAGGAGACAGTGGAGTGAGCCCAGGGTCTGCGCCCGACGCTACCTGAGAGTGGATTTTGCAGACATCGGCTGGAGCGAGTGGGTGCTAGCCCCGAAAGCCTTTGATGCCTACTACTGTGCAGGCACCTGCGGATTTCCTATTCCTAAG GTTGCACGGCCCTCGAACCACGCCACCATCCAAAGCATTGTGAGGGCGGTGGGAATCGTTCCCGGCATTCCGGAGCCCTGCTGTGTTCCGGACAGGATGAGCTCTCTGAGTGTTCTCTTCCTGGACCCCAGCCGGAACATGGTGTTGAAGGTTTACCCCAACATGTCTGTGGAGACCTGCGCCTGCCAGTAG